In Planctomycetota bacterium, a single window of DNA contains:
- a CDS encoding class I SAM-dependent methyltransferase, translated as MVCGDGDVEQEWRRLAFCRPQIEDLFVNLAAGRVAGRSGRPFTDPATLSSVNTLAILRGLADDLRPEATLEVGLALGASALALAGSLADRGVRPAGQHLAIDPFQRAAFDDVGRLSVERAGLAPYVEVIEEPSALVLPRLVAAGRRFGIVYVDGSHLFENVFVDCYYAVRLLGSGGVLVMDDAPHPHVAPVVRFLRRSWREALEPLDLWRYRAAGGGKLARARYRLAGLIGKTQVVAFRRTAAALRGEEAARGAV; from the coding sequence GTGGTTTGTGGAGACGGCGACGTGGAGCAGGAGTGGCGGCGTCTGGCGTTTTGCCGGCCGCAGATCGAAGACCTGTTCGTGAACCTCGCCGCCGGGCGCGTCGCCGGCCGGTCGGGGCGGCCGTTCACCGATCCGGCCACGCTCTCGAGCGTCAACACGCTGGCCATCCTCCGCGGGCTGGCCGACGACCTCCGCCCCGAGGCGACGCTCGAGGTCGGGCTGGCGCTGGGCGCGTCGGCCCTGGCGCTGGCCGGCAGCCTCGCCGACCGCGGCGTGAGGCCTGCGGGGCAGCATCTGGCGATCGATCCGTTCCAGCGCGCGGCGTTCGACGACGTCGGCCGGCTGAGTGTCGAGCGGGCCGGCCTCGCACCCTATGTCGAGGTGATCGAGGAACCGTCGGCACTGGTGCTGCCGCGCCTCGTCGCCGCCGGTCGGCGCTTCGGCATCGTCTACGTCGACGGCTCGCACCTCTTTGAAAACGTGTTCGTCGACTGCTACTACGCCGTCCGCCTGCTCGGTTCCGGCGGCGTCCTGGTGATGGACGACGCCCCGCATCCCCACGTCGCCCCGGTGGTCCGCTTCCTGCGCCGCAGTTGGAGGGAGGCACTCGAGCCGCTCGACCTCTGGCGCTACCGTGCCGCCGGCGGCGGGAAGCTGGCCCGGGCCCGGTACCGCCTCGCGGGGCTCATCGGGAAGACACAAGTCGTCGCGTTTCGGCGCACGGCAGCGGCACTGCGCGGCGAGGAGGCGGCGCGGGGGGCCGTGTGA
- a CDS encoding DUF1501 domain-containing protein, with the protein MFELLCGGFDRALLCGRGRTRRDLLQAGALAAVGLSLPQYARAAAEGRVRPGHEKRSCIMIFNLGGPSQLDLWDMKPDAAAEIRGPFAPIRTASDAFEISELLPKHAAIADRFSLVRSCHHDGAAVHDAGWQMMQTGRRFTGGINSPHAGSVASYLLGRRSDLPPFVVLPQLMGRGGGNLPNGQAGGFLGKAHDPFALMADPSQPEFRVPDLLPPDQFAGARLDRRRKMRDMVEASAAAFEASEDARLLDDNFHAAWRIMTSQAAREAFELSREPPEVRERYGMNRFGQCCLLARRLVESGVRFVTINTFLTVFDEITWDIHGSKPFTSIAGMKEIVCPMYDQAYSALIEDLAQRGLLGDTLVAGLAEFGRTPKVNPAGGRDHWPQCFTCSFAGGGVQGGRVVGASDAIGGFPAERPVRPGDIVATIFHSLGLDHGGILPGPAGRPFALTDFGTEPIRELFS; encoded by the coding sequence ATGTTCGAACTGCTCTGCGGCGGCTTCGACCGGGCGTTGCTCTGCGGCCGCGGCCGCACGCGGCGTGACCTCCTCCAGGCCGGGGCGCTGGCGGCTGTCGGCCTGTCGCTGCCGCAGTACGCGCGGGCTGCCGCCGAGGGGCGCGTCCGCCCCGGCCACGAGAAGCGCTCGTGCATCATGATCTTCAACCTCGGGGGGCCGAGCCAGCTCGACCTCTGGGACATGAAGCCCGACGCGGCGGCCGAGATCCGCGGCCCGTTCGCGCCGATCCGCACCGCCAGCGACGCCTTCGAGATCTCCGAACTGCTGCCGAAGCACGCCGCGATCGCCGACCGGTTCTCGCTCGTCCGCTCCTGCCACCACGACGGCGCCGCCGTCCACGACGCCGGCTGGCAGATGATGCAGACCGGGCGCCGGTTCACCGGCGGGATCAATTCGCCGCACGCCGGCAGCGTCGCCAGCTACCTCCTCGGGCGGCGCAGCGACCTGCCGCCGTTCGTCGTCCTCCCGCAGCTCATGGGGCGCGGCGGCGGCAACCTCCCCAACGGCCAGGCCGGCGGGTTTCTCGGCAAGGCCCACGACCCGTTCGCACTGATGGCCGACCCGTCGCAGCCCGAGTTCCGCGTCCCCGACCTCCTTCCCCCCGACCAGTTCGCCGGCGCGCGCCTCGACCGGCGGCGGAAGATGCGCGACATGGTGGAGGCCAGCGCCGCGGCGTTCGAAGCCAGCGAAGACGCGCGCCTTCTCGACGACAATTTTCACGCCGCCTGGCGGATCATGACCAGCCAGGCGGCGCGCGAGGCCTTCGAGCTGTCGCGCGAGCCCCCCGAGGTGCGCGAGCGCTACGGGATGAACCGCTTCGGGCAGTGCTGCCTGCTCGCCCGGCGGCTGGTGGAGAGCGGCGTCCGGTTCGTGACGATCAACACCTTCCTCACCGTGTTCGACGAGATCACCTGGGACATCCACGGCTCCAAGCCGTTCACGTCGATCGCCGGGATGAAGGAGATCGTCTGCCCGATGTACGACCAGGCCTACTCGGCGCTGATCGAGGATCTCGCGCAGCGCGGCCTCCTCGGCGACACGCTCGTCGCCGGGCTGGCGGAGTTCGGCCGGACGCCGAAGGTCAATCCCGCCGGCGGCCGCGACCACTGGCCGCAGTGCTTCACCTGCTCGTTCGCCGGCGGGGGCGTGCAGGGGGGCCGCGTGGTCGGCGCGAGCGACGCGATCGGCGGCTTCCCCGCGGAGCGCCCCGTGCGCCCCGGCGACATCGTGGCGACGATCTTCCATTCGCTCGGCCTCGACCATGGCGGGATCCTGCCCGGCCCGGCCGGGCGCCCGTTCGCGCTCACCGACTTCGGCACCGAGCCGATCCGCGAGCTGTTTTCCTGA
- a CDS encoding DUF1553 domain-containing protein, with product MRPRLLSLAVLVAAVARTAPGGDVAPPSFTLDVVPILSKAGCNGGGCHGALAGKGGLRLSLFGYDPAADHRAITRDALGRRVDRADPGASLLLAKPTTAVAHKGGRRLDPDGPDYALLAAWIGAGGPGPDPGERRLTAIEVSPAEASLAPGTTAPLTVTATYSDGSRRDVTPHTRFAATDEAVATVDPAGSVTVVGPGAGGVTAWYSSRVAVARIVAPFAHDVPAAVFAAAPRANVIDELVLEQLAALHLEPSPACDDATFVRRAFVDTIGRLPTPEEVRRFLADTAPGKHERLVELLLARPEFVDYWAWKWSDLLLVTGSKLRPPAVAAYHRWIRDRVADGTPWDEFARRVVTAKGSSAVDGATNFFAVHQDPEAMAENVSQAFLGLSIGCAKCHDHPLEKWTNDQYYAFANLFARVRAKGWGGDARNGDGQRTLYVESSGDLIQPRTGRPQPPAPLDGTPLPADFTGDRREALAAWLTSPDNPSFTRAIVNRVWANFFSVGLVEPVDDLRATNPAANEKLLSALADHLVAHRYDLKALMRLILASHTYRRSAVALPTNAGDRRSFARAYPRRLAAEVLADAIADVTGVRDAFTEIALNDGSTEKTTAYGADTRALQVADAAVKSPFLATFGRNPRDITCECERSNQPSLVQVLALSNGAAINDKLAAKGGRITQFLATDPPPLRIVEQAWLECLSRLPTDGERKSFEELLAAAPAEERRAVVEDLYWSLLTSREFLFRH from the coding sequence ATGCGACCACGCCTCCTGTCGCTCGCCGTGCTCGTGGCCGCCGTCGCCAGGACGGCACCGGGGGGCGACGTCGCGCCGCCGAGCTTCACGCTCGACGTCGTTCCGATCCTCTCCAAGGCCGGCTGCAACGGCGGCGGCTGCCACGGGGCGCTGGCCGGCAAGGGGGGCCTGCGGCTGTCGCTGTTCGGCTACGATCCCGCCGCCGACCACCGGGCGATCACGCGCGACGCCCTCGGCCGGCGCGTCGACCGCGCCGACCCCGGTGCGAGCCTGCTGTTGGCCAAGCCGACGACCGCCGTCGCCCACAAGGGAGGCCGGCGCCTCGATCCCGACGGTCCCGACTACGCCCTTCTCGCGGCGTGGATCGGTGCCGGCGGCCCCGGCCCCGACCCTGGCGAGCGGCGCTTGACCGCGATCGAGGTCAGCCCCGCGGAGGCGTCTCTCGCCCCCGGCACGACCGCGCCCCTGACGGTGACGGCGACCTACTCCGACGGCAGCCGGCGCGACGTCACGCCCCACACCCGGTTCGCCGCCACCGACGAGGCGGTGGCCACGGTCGATCCCGCCGGGAGCGTGACGGTCGTCGGCCCCGGGGCCGGCGGCGTGACCGCCTGGTATTCGTCGCGCGTGGCCGTCGCCCGGATCGTCGCGCCGTTCGCCCACGACGTTCCCGCGGCGGTGTTCGCCGCGGCGCCGCGGGCCAACGTCATCGACGAGCTCGTCCTCGAGCAGCTCGCCGCGCTGCACCTCGAGCCGTCGCCCGCGTGCGACGACGCCACGTTCGTGCGCCGCGCGTTTGTCGACACGATCGGCCGGCTGCCCACGCCCGAGGAGGTGCGCCGGTTCCTCGCCGACACCGCCCCCGGCAAGCACGAGCGGCTGGTGGAGCTGCTCCTCGCGCGGCCGGAGTTCGTCGACTACTGGGCCTGGAAGTGGTCCGACCTGTTGCTCGTCACCGGCTCCAAGCTCCGCCCCCCGGCGGTCGCCGCCTACCACCGCTGGATCCGCGACCGCGTCGCCGACGGCACGCCGTGGGACGAATTCGCGCGCCGGGTCGTGACCGCGAAGGGGTCGAGCGCCGTCGACGGCGCCACCAACTTCTTCGCCGTCCACCAGGACCCCGAAGCGATGGCGGAAAACGTCAGCCAGGCGTTTCTCGGCCTGTCGATCGGCTGCGCGAAGTGCCACGACCACCCGCTCGAGAAATGGACCAACGACCAGTACTACGCCTTCGCCAACCTGTTCGCGCGCGTCCGCGCCAAGGGCTGGGGGGGCGACGCCCGCAACGGCGACGGCCAGCGCACGCTGTATGTCGAGTCGAGTGGCGACCTGATCCAGCCGCGCACCGGCCGGCCGCAGCCGCCGGCGCCGCTCGACGGCACGCCGCTGCCTGCCGACTTCACCGGCGACCGGCGCGAGGCGCTCGCCGCCTGGCTCACCTCCCCCGACAATCCGTCGTTCACCCGCGCCATCGTCAATCGCGTGTGGGCCAATTTCTTCTCCGTCGGTCTGGTCGAGCCGGTCGACGACCTCCGCGCCACCAATCCCGCCGCCAACGAGAAGCTGCTCTCGGCGCTGGCCGATCATCTGGTCGCCCACCGCTACGACCTCAAGGCGCTGATGCGTTTGATCCTCGCCAGCCACACCTACCGCCGCTCGGCCGTGGCGCTCCCGACCAACGCCGGCGACCGGCGCTCGTTTGCCCGCGCCTACCCGCGGCGCCTCGCCGCCGAGGTCCTCGCCGACGCGATCGCCGACGTCACGGGCGTGCGCGACGCGTTCACCGAGATCGCCCTCAACGACGGCTCGACCGAGAAGACGACCGCCTACGGCGCCGACACCCGCGCGCTGCAGGTCGCCGACGCCGCCGTGAAGAGCCCGTTCCTCGCCACGTTCGGCCGCAACCCCCGCGACATCACCTGCGAGTGCGAGCGCAGCAACCAGCCGAGCCTCGTCCAGGTCCTCGCCCTCTCCAACGGCGCCGCGATCAACGACAAGCTCGCCGCCAAGGGGGGACGGATCACGCAGTTCCTCGCGACCGACCCGCCGCCGCTCCGGATCGTCGAGCAGGCGTGGCTCGAATGCCTGTCGCGTCTCCCCACCGACGGCGAGCGGAAGAGCTTCGAGGAGCTGCTCGCCGCGGCCCCCGCCGAGGAGCGGCGCGCGGTGGTCGAAGACCTCTACTGGTCGCTGCTCACCAGCCGCGAATTCCTCTTCCGGCACTGA